The Bacillus sp. Y1 genome has a window encoding:
- a CDS encoding molybdenum cofactor biosynthesis protein MoaE — MNFEISKEPLDTQSIIEKVVQREAGAITTFIGTVRELTAGKKTLYLIYEAYESMAVKKLEQIGREIEERWPGAKVAISHRVGKLEITDIAVVIAVSTPHRADAYEANRYAIERIKEIVPIWKKEHWEDGEEWIGNQLETVAYPKGKPEESDLNE; from the coding sequence ATGAATTTTGAAATATCTAAAGAACCCCTTGATACGCAATCGATTATTGAGAAAGTCGTTCAAAGGGAAGCGGGAGCCATTACAACGTTTATTGGAACGGTAAGAGAGCTAACCGCTGGGAAAAAGACTTTATATTTAATTTACGAAGCATATGAGAGCATGGCTGTTAAAAAGCTTGAGCAAATTGGACGTGAAATCGAAGAGCGCTGGCCGGGGGCAAAGGTGGCGATATCGCACCGAGTCGGAAAACTTGAAATTACGGATATAGCCGTTGTCATTGCTGTATCTACCCCACATCGTGCTGATGCATACGAGGCTAATCGTTACGCAATCGAGCGAATCAAGGAGATCGTTCCCATTTGGAAAAAAGAGCACTGGGAAGACGGAGAAGAATGGATCGGAAATCAACTTGAAACGGTTGCTTATCCAAAAGGAAAACCAGAGGAGAGTGATCTAAATGAATAA